A stretch of DNA from Takifugu flavidus isolate HTHZ2018 chromosome 13, ASM371156v2, whole genome shotgun sequence:
AAGCAGGGCTTTGACATAACGTATGAACCCGATGAGTGGGACAGAGAACCTCTGCAAGTGTTTGTGGTTCCACACTCCCACAATGATCCAGGTAAATCTAGTAGGGAAACAAACAGTGTAAGTTGTGCATACGATATCTTGGTTGCAGTTTGAATATCTGGCTGATGAAAATCGGGAGACATGACctgaaagatttaaaaatggaatctTTGAGTCTGCAAGCAAGCCAGCTTCATAGAGGCTTTGCCTGATTGAATCATTTTTCTGAATATTATTAGCATAATTCTGATTTGATTGACAGCTTAGCTGCAAGCGATGGAATTACAAAGGTATTTGTATTAAAACTCTGTTTTTTGAGACTGTCTGGAACTGACATTTGCAGTAAAGTTATTCCTCAGCCTGCTACATGCTTGTTGATGTGACAGTTATTGGTAAAATCTAACTTGCAAGTTCACCTGTAATAGCCTGAACTCTGCCAGTGCAATATTCAGTCACTTGTAAGCTTTCACTCTAACATTTCTATTATAGTTTTAGTTATTGGTGATTAAACTGGAGTGTGTGATGTAGAGCTGTAACATTTTAAATTCATCCTCTTCTAGGATGCTACaggcttttaattttaaataactTCCTATATGGAAAATATCTACTTGAATTATCCATGAGTTTGATTTTTGAGCTGTGGTTGGGTCCTGTTGTTGGAAGCTCTGGGGAGATGGGTGGAATGCAGGATTGTATTATTTCAGGTGTGCTCCGGAGTCTGTTGAGCCAATGTCTTTGTGCTTACAGTGTCTGCTTCTATTGTTAGGCTGGATCAAGACTTTTGACAAGTATTTCATGGAGCAGACGCAgcacattttaaacaacatggtggtgaagctgcttgAGGATCCACGCAGGAAGTTTATCTGGTCCGAAATTTCATTCTTCGCCAAGTGGTGGGAAACTGCAGATACGTACAAGCAGGAGGCGGCACGCAAGTCAGTTatagcattttaaaacaaattctTTAATGTTATGCCTGTAATTTTCACCTTCATCGGGGCAGATCTAGCAGTTTTCATAGTACTTACTGGATTTGAAGGCAGTGCTGTACTGGAGAGCCAGACTCTGCTGGGAGATGCTCTAAAAATAGCCTATTTACTGACACTCCCTCTTAACTGCTGGATTGTCTTCTTAATCCTCTGTCTTCAACAGACTCATCCTTGGAGGACAGCTAGAGATTGTAACAGGAGGTTGGGTGATGACTGATGAAGCCAATGTTCACTACTTTGCCATGTTAGACCAGCTCATTGAAGGACATCAATGGCTAGAAAGAAACCTAGGTATGAAGATGATTGAGGTTAACCCATTAAGACAATCAGGACTAATCATTTTAATGCTTGACCTTAAATCTAAGCAGGTCATTGTGGATTCTGCAGGCTGATGAGATACTCACTGCTACTTTCGGTGCTCCCTGCAGAAATTTAACCTGAATTTAaaactcttcctccctctgtcacAGGTGTAACCCCTCGCAGTGCCTGGGCAGTCGACCCCTTTGGTCACAGCGCTACCATGCCCTATATGCTGAAGAGGTCCAACCTGACCAGCATGCTAATCCAGAGGGTTCACTACTCTATCAAAAAGCACTTTGCCTCCACCCGTAGCTTGGAGTTCATGTGGAGGCAGGGCTGGGGTGAGTGGAGTCCCATCAGAGTTCTGTCTTTTTGTTTGAAGTTAATCATGAACTTTCGTTAGATAAGTCATCTACCTAAAACTTTCCACCCTGTTCTAAATAGTCAAAGGCACTTGAGTCAACCTCTAAATCCAGCAACGTTTCTGTACGACAGACACGGGATCGAGCACAGACATCTTCTGCCACATGATGCCGTTCTACAGCTACGACGTGCCTCACACGTGCGGCCCCGACCCCAAGATCTGCTGCCAGTTTGATTTCAAGAGGTTGCCGGGTGGTCGAATCAACTGTCCCTGGAAGGTGCCCCCGAAAACTGTAGTGGAGGCAAATGTGGCAGAGAGGTGAGGCGCGGATCGGTggtttctctgtgtctgtctgtcgctATGTGTCTGTTTTGACAAACAGATTTACTCGCAGATCTGTTGAATGGTagctaaaaaaaatctgcttcaaCTGTGAAGTTGGGGTTTCCGGCACAACCTGACACATTTCAGTTTGCAGTTTATAGAACAACTCGATTAGAAAAATCATTAGAATATATATTTAGTATGTTTAATGGAAGAGACAACACAAATGTAATTACATCTCAACTAATGTCCGAAAGATGGATCAGTGAATTTATCAGCTCATTACTTGGTGAATTTAAAGTGattattttctgctttgttgtcCTTCAtctgtcagctgcagctgtggttAACTTCAGACTTTTTTTAGTATCACAGTTATTTTCCGTGTTTGTTAGGTTTCCGAGTCTGCTATCGAGAACATTTGTCACGTCTGTGACTGACACACCCCAGTTCTATTTTTGGAATCTGAATAGCTTAGTTTGATTTTCTTGAAGCCAAATACCTGAATGATGTGAATATTGCTAAAAAATGCCAGTCTCGTATCCTAATAAGAAGAAGCTAAACTTGAAGTTGAGCCAACGACAAAAACCAGACAGGCTGAGTGAACACGGCGAGATATGGGCCAAGGCCTTGGTCTCATTACTCTGCTGTTAGGGGACCAGAAGAACTTTCCAGATGAAATATTTCAGTGGCTAATGGAGAAACAGCCCCTAGGCTCATGTGATCCTCTTCTTTTCAAGGGCACagggattttttctttttaacagcaCGCAAATCTGTTCTGATACTGAGCAAACTATTGTTTTCTTCATGTCTCTGCTTTAACAATCAGGGCTAATCTGCTGTTGGACCAGTACCGCAAAAAGTCCAAACTGTACCGGAGCAaggtcctcctggtccccctgggAGATGACTTCCGGTATGACAAGGCCCTGGAGTGGGATCAGCAATACACCAACTACCAGAAGCTCTTTGACTACATGAATTCTCATCCAGAGCTACATGTACAAGTGAGGGCTAAAAATCTGTCACCTGCCAAAGTGGTATTGGGTTTTGTACTCTAGCAATGTTTTGTTGTGGTAATGAATCATGCAGCAGCGCTCTATCGTGCTGACAGGAGCCGATCTGTCACAACTAAGAAAACACGGTGCTGGATGAAAGATGCAGTTGTGCCACTGAGAAAGTAACCCAGTAATCTGTTTTGTGACATCTGTCTGGCTGCTCCCTCAGGCCCAGTTTGGCACTCTCTCAGACTATTTCAACGCCGTGTACAAAGCACACGGCGTGGCCCAGGGATCCAGGCCCGCTGACTACCCAGTTCTGAGTGGAGATTTCTTCGCCTATGCAGATCGTGAGGACCACTACTGGACGGGTTATTTCACCTCCCGGCCCTTTTACAAGAGCATGGACCGTGTCATCGAGTCACATCTCAGGTGGGAAAATTGTGCTTTATTATAAGAGGAGGTTCTTGTTTTCCTCAACCTAAATGACAAAATGTTGCAAAGTTTCTTTATGGAAACAAAAATCTTTAAGGCCTCTTCATGAAGCATGATAATTTAAACCTGCATCATCTGAAATTTGGTGCTATTACTGTGCTCAAAAGTAACAGCCTGACAACATTTTTCAGGGGGGCTGAGATCCTCTACAGCTTGGCAATTGCAAATGCTCGCCACGCTGGGATGGAAGGACGCTACCCGATATCAGATTATGGTCTGTTGGTAGATGCCAGACGGTCTGTTGGCCTGTTCCAGCATCACGATGCCATAACTGGCACAGCAAAAGAGAATGTTGTCATCGACTACGGTAACAAGTACGGATCTGAGGGTTTGAAAAAAGGCCAGTTTTATGCGCTGGGCTAATTTTAGATGGGGGGGTGCAAAAAAACatgacttttctttcttttagatTGCTGCGCTCCCTCATCGGGCTGAAAAGAGTAATCATCAATGCTGCTCATTTCCTGGTGATGAAGAACAAAGAGTTTTATCGCTTTTACCAAACGGAGCCCTTCCTGGAGACGGTAAGCTCCGACTCCTGCGCCGCAGTGTGTGAGACACCCACttaatttgtttcttttttgtgcttGATGCCTTTTCTGTTCATTCTCCAGGATGACAGACGCGCTACCCAAGACTCTCTGCCTCAGCGCACTCTAATTGAACTGGACCCAGCAGGGCCGCGGTATTCTCAGCAGTCCCTTTCTCCTTTTATCATCTTCCCGCCGCCGTtctccctccattctctgatCAATTGTTTCTCTTCCCTGCGCCCCTTCACACATGCAGATACCTGGTTGTGTTCAACCCCATTGAGCAGGAGCGTCTCTGCACGGTAACGGTCCTGGTGAACACGGTGAAGGTGCGAGTGCTTacggaggatggacagactctTCCTGTACAGCTGAGCGCTCAGTGGAGCTCTGCTAGTCAGATGAGCGCTGAGGTGTTTGAGGTAAGAGACTCCAGCCACTTCTTTGGACTCAATAAGCTTTTAAGCCCCAGTTGAAAGTTGGTAGATTCCGAGTTGGATGGTGGACTCAAAGGCTTCTTTCGCCCAAAGAAGCTCTATGAAGTGTTTATTTCCAAAGTGAGCTGATAAACTGCCTCAAGTTATGCGAAGGGATTCATCTTCTGAAAGCTGGaagttttgaaataaaaagttAGGAGGTTTAAAAGATGCAAGCTCATCGTCAGCCCTCTCCTTATCTTTTCCAGTCAGGCAGCTCAGGCTGTTGCTGGCGCTGCGATGCTTTAAAAAAGTTCACTTCCGATCATTACAAAACACTTTAGTAGTTCCAGAGTTAAACAGAGTTGGAGAGAAACTAGTACAGATCGAGTAAACGTCACCTCTCCACAAACACAAGACATGCAGCAATTAATGGAGTCAATCTGCAGACTTGATGATCTGGATTTTAATCTCCGACTCTGATTCATGTGGCGTTGGGGATAATATAAGAAGCACGTTCTGAGGAATGCAGATCTTGGAAACTCCAATAACGGCATCACACATGGGCAGTGTTTGCAAGGTTTTATGCAAATGAAAGTGaagtaaaatcaataaaagcttttctttttactgAGAGAGGTCTGGATCAGACCTTATCACGACTATCCCAAAAACTGCAACTGGATTTTAATTCAACAGTCTTCAAAAGTACATGGTAATCATCTTTTTGTGGCGATTGTGTTTCCCGTAAAAGTGGCATACGTTTTTCTTTACACGCTGAGGTGTGTAATCTGTCTCTTTCACCCTTCGTCCAGGCAACATTCATGGTTCGTCTGCCCCCTCTGGGTCTGGCCGTCTTCCACCTCTATGAATCTCCGGACTCGCCGATGACTCTCCGCTCCGAGACCCTGCTCAGGCTGTCGAGTCGAGGAGTAGCAGCTCGAGCTGTGGACCCGCTTCCTGTCCGCTCGCAGCAGTCTGACCCTCAGACCTTCTACATCAGCAGTCAGTCTCTCACTCTGGGCTTCTCTGGAACTACCGGCCTGCTGGAGGTTTGACCTTTTCTTGTTCACCTCCTAAAATCCCTCTCCTAATTCCCAAGTTTTAAATTCCCTCCCACCATCTGCAGAGCATCAAGCGGAAGGATGACTCCCAGGAAGTGAAGGTTCAGATGCAGTTCATGATGTACGGCACTCGTCCCTCTAAAGACAAAAGTGGAGCTTACCTTTTCCTGCCTGATGGAAAAGCAAAGGTATTCCCTCAGCGGTTGTGTCTCAGATGTTCACTTGCCGTTGAGAAGTCTCACATGTGTAAAGTATATTTGCATCACACCAGGGTGTTCAGGCATCAGGGAGACTCCGCAGctgcttgatttatttattttttcttttttttgataCATTTAACCCAGTTAGAACTCCTATAACCCTCACAAAGAAGTCCGATAATGGGCCCTTGTGTTTGGGGCTCAATTTTTAATCGGTACTTTACATGACActtgaaaaaacacaaaatatagtCTTAATCTGACTGTAACTGGACAACagaagtgcatgtaaacatgctAGTCCAACTAATAATTGAGTCCTTATCGGACTAAGACACCCAGATGATTGGAAGTCGACTTTCTCCTGTTAAATTAGCCAATTCCATTAATTCTTCACTGACCTATGACACGGAACAAGAACATCCAAGAAAAACGGTCAAGACCACGAGGGACAGCGTGCATCTTATGTGCACAATAAGTAAAGGGCACATCATGTGCGAGATGAAGGAAGCTATCCAAAGCTAGCCTGACTCTTAAAAGACCCATATCGCCACCGAGGCTCTGTTCACACTGCAGGCAAATCCAATGTGTCGCTCCAATCTGATCTTGAAGCTCGAGCATCCACACTTCCGTGTGGAAGTGACCAAATCAGATCACGTTGCGGCTGCACTTCAGAGCCCGGTTGGTTCaatggttgtcatggtaatgGCCTTGGCCTCAGTACCCGTGCTAGTGCCGAGGTATATCAACACCGAAACGTGCAGCGAGACAATGGAGGCACAACAGCTCACTTTCCAGTGTCTTCTGATTTTGAGTGGTGTTTCTGatcttctctgctgcagctttgagctgctagaccaggggtgggcaaacattttgattcgtgggccacaatgggttctaacatttgacaaaggggccggaccgggagcagatggatggatggagtgctttggtaacctcacctcattggagaaaaaatacacatcttgggatatggagaaaacatgtgctttaatttcaaatgaaaatgaagagaagcattacaacaaaatatctgactttggaatgagtcttaaaacacttaaaatcaaatgaataaaatgtgcctttttaaaaaaaattaataaccatttctattttaaagcactgaaagttctgttatccttcaggatatcaccatcactctcctcctgactgtcttttttctagtgggaaaacaccagaattgcagtgaaaatttaacattaacaaggtttattcatttaatttttcaagtttggcgggccggattaaaacgtttaacgggccgcgtgtggcccccgggccttagtttgcccatgcctgtgcTAGACGAATACGCCTCATGCTGAAAATTGTGCTGTTGTTAGCGTCTGTGTCTCGATGATGTCAGTTGTTGCTTTTTGTGCTGCAGTGACACAATCGGCTTGCTGAATCCAGATTTCATGGGCAGATTTCGCTGCACTGAAGTCACATGTCAAAATCGGATTTGAATCCTGGAAAAAATCGGATTTGTGCTGCTCACATTACATGAAATCGGATTTCCCCCAATCTAGATACAATCCAGATGGGATgaacagcccccccctcccttgtGTTGAGGAAGGGAACAAGTTCCCAGTTATTCAAATTTCTTGGTTGCATataaactgggacaaagtctgAATTCCAAGGAGATGCCACATTTTGATCACAGCTCCATTAAACTGTGCACGTAAACCTACTGTCTGTTTTCAACCTCAAACTTTTCATTTATTCtattattccatttttattctttccacCTTCTTGAAGCCCTACAATCAGAAAGAGCCCCCTGTGGTACGCGTGGTGGAAGGGCCTCTCTTCTCTGAGGTGGTGGCCTACTATCAGCATTTCCAGCAGTCCATTCGCATATACAATGTGCCAGGTAAACACACTAATGTCTCAAATGTTTAATTCATTTAGCATCTCTTACAGGGGTATATGTGGGGCAAGAATACGGAACCAATTAGCTGCATTTTTCCGCCATTAGCTGCTAGTTCTGTGGTCGCAGTAACAGCCTGCGGGAAATGTCTTTTCTTAGCGACTTTCCGTTTTTCGTATATTCAGGGGTGGATGGATTTTCCGTAGACGTCGCCACCGCCGTGGACATCAGAGATCAAAACAATAAGGAGCTGTCGATGCGTCTGGTGACGAACATCCAGAGTGGAGACCTCTTCTACACCGATCTGAATGGTTTCCAGGTAGGACCACACACAGATTCAGCAATTCAGTGTAAAACAATGGAGCAACAGCTGACAGTCAAATCAAATATTGGTTAAATATGACTGTAGACATTTCCCCCACTCACTTGTAGATACAGCCCCGCCGGCACCACCTGAagctccccctgcaggccaaCTTCTACCCCATGCCCAGTCAGGCCTACATCCAGGACAGCAACTACCGCCTCACGATGCACACGGCTCAGGCTCTGGGAGTCAGCAGCCTGGAGAGCGGTCAGTATTCATAAAAGGAGTTTGTGGACTGAGCTAATCTTTTCATCATCTTTGCATGAATAATGGAGACATTTGTAAAGGATGAATATAGACtgacaccctcctcctcttcctcttctttgtgctTCAGGCCAGCTGGAAGTGATCCTGGACCGGCGGCTGATGCAGGATGACAATCGCGGGCTGGGTCAGGGCCTGAAGGACAACAAGAAGACAATCAACCGCTTCCGCCTGCTGCTGGAAAGGAGATCGATGAGCAATAAGGTGAGTGAGACGTAAGCAGATATGGTTACTGATGCCGCACAAGAGTTCTTGTTATTGCCCTCCTCCCGAAGGGTTCTCTGAGCCTTGCGCCGGGATGTTGCATTCCATTGTTTGTTTTggtaaggttttttttttttttagaactaAAACCACTCCATCTGTCCCTTTTCTCTTCTcgtttctttccttttctcctcaTTACGTTCAGCCTGATGGCGTCCTTGCCAAACTCTCCTCCTTGTTTCATTCTGTCCTATACACACTCTCAAGTGACAAAATTCAAGAGGTAAtgtcgccatagcaacagtgTCAATGCTCGTTAGCCTCCTTTATATAGTCTGTGTTGTAGCTGTAGTTCCTGTCTTTTTGCCAAACCCGTCCATCTTTATGGGAGTGCCATTGAAAGAAACAAATGACGACATTCGTCAAGTAGATGAAGACTGgctgacagagaggaggatgctGATTATCCTCTCTGTCTGAGAGCTGCTGATGGTACTTGAGGTGCCTCAGAACCTCAGACATCATGTTTGAACCACTTAGGTGAGATGGTGTTATAGACACCGGTGTTTGGACTAGAATCAGACATTTTCCACACTTAGTGCCCCCCCTTAGTGCAAATATGATGAAACCACCACTCACCGTTGACGTCATGGTGACTAAATCTGCCTCTACCTCCTACAGATGATGGACAGCACATCGTCCAGCTTCCCCTCCAttctcagtcacatgaccagctcCTTCCTGAACCTGGACGTCTTGGCGCTGCCTGTAATTCCCAAAAGACGCGGCGTCCCTCCTCTGCAGACCTTCGCCCCTCTCAAGTCCATCCTGCCCTGTGACTTTCGCTTGGTCAACCTGCGCAGCATCCAGACCCAGGTGACGAGTCTGGCCGGAACCCATGACATCAGCTGTTGTGGCTCCATTtaacatatgtgtgtgtgtctctgtgtgtgagcagcaggacCCCCAATCTCCATCTCCGTACACAGCCTTGATTCTTCACCGTCTGCCGTTGGATTGTGGCCTGGAGACTCCGAACCTGGGCTTTAACTGCACTACCACACAGGGGCAGGTCAGGACACACAGGCCCCCACGCAAGCAGAACTACACCATCTCTGTcttgtctgtgctgctgtttgtttgttcaggATTTTCTATTTTTCCCTTCACTCAATCTGCCTTCTCTCCAGCTAACTGTATCGAGACTATTCAAGAATctggacctgcagctcctccagcccaTGTCCCTGACTCTGATGTACTCCAGCCCACCTCTGGCCAATGAATCCACCGTCACCCTGGATCCCATGGAGATCACCACCTTCAAGCTCAAACTACGCTAAGACCTGTCTGGCTTTAACAGAGGCAGTTAAGTCCTGTTGCCCTCCTCAGACTGAGCAGCCCGGGCTGCAGAGGGGGCATCGTTGTCTTTGGTACAGGAACACAAAACCTACGGATTGGACAGGGGGGGATCTGCTGTCACGGGTCTGAGCGGAGGAGCAGGTGACTGCCGTCACTGGCGGCGCTGCTCTGACTGGACAGAACTGGCACCTGCTCTCTCATCAAACtgggaggtttttattttttttttctatctttgCACCATCCTGGACTAAACCACTGAATGTACATATCACAGTGGGTTTagatgtgggggtggggggtgtaacGGATCAGAGTGCAATTCACAAAGCTTTATATGGGGTCTTTGTCTATAAGTATgcaatttttgtttttatactTTGTGACAacacattgactggagacattttattccttCCTCTCGACAGACTCGAATGCAGCCAAACGAATGTGTGCTTCTCCTTCTGTGGAGTCCCTCATTCATCAATGTGatcattaatcatttcagacGAGCGTTGCACCCTGTACTCGTCACTTTCGCCTGTAGATATTCGCCTTCCCTCACTGGTTCCACCCTCCTGTGAAGAGGCGACCGGTGTCCTTTTCTGGCTGGTTTTTGTTGACCACGCTGTATGCAGTAGACTAGACAAAGACTATACCTCATTTTACATATCTAACAACAGAGCTATTGCCACATAACCACTTTGTGTCACATCTGTCTTGATGTTCGCCATCGGGGGCTGTTATGACGTGGTCGGCCACGTTAAGCAGTAGGTGCGACGGTAGTTTAAGGGCACGTCAGCCTGAATATCACTAGATGCAGACGCAAGGCACTGCAGACAATAAGGACTCCATTAAATGTCAGAAAATAGCTGTGATCAAAGTAGGCACGACTTTGGTGCATTCAGTCGTTTCCTGAATTTTCTGCTCCGTCTCAGAATGCGTAAATCACCTTCAGTAAAAGTCAAAGCAGTCACAGCAGACTCCATTATGAATCTGCATGTGCTGATTACAATAGAATGTGCTTCATCAAAACAGCACCACAGTAAGAGGTGGAAAACAAGGTTTTTGTTCACAGGTTTTGGTTGATTCATTTGAATTTTCAGTGCGgtgagcaaaaaaaataaatcggCAGAGGAATGATGGCAGAAATCTCAGGTAGAGGAAAACAGTCTGCATACTAACGTTGAGTAAAACAGAGTTGGGAAAAATAATTTTAATTGGACTGAGTGATAATTTCACAGTCCAACTGTTCCACTTTGTGCTGCTCAGGCTTGTCTGAGACAGCACTTCCTCGCTCTCCCTGCTCATTGTCCTCATTCCAATCAGGTTTTTCATCTCTCATGAATCTTCCATACATCTGCCTGCTGTCACTGCGCAACCCCCTCCCattccttccccctcctcagccctccCCAGTAAAAATGGAATTCACTGCATCTTGAAATTGCACTTTTCCTGTAGTTTTTTTGTCGCGTCTGCGTCTCTGTATGAGgttctgttttaaatgtgatgtgttgtacagctgattttttttttttgtcccagaTGAACCGTGATGGATTAAATCTGCTTTAGGACACAAATTGACTGAATAAAGATCataatataagacgacccccttcTGAGGTTCTGCTTTTCCCACGGTTAATACCTCTTCAGTAAATTCAGTGTTGACGCCCGATATTAATCAGACAGAATCgtccagtagggggcagcatCGAGTCGGT
This window harbors:
- the man2a2 gene encoding alpha-mannosidase 2x isoform X1; its protein translation is MKLRKQVTVCGGAIFCVAVFSLYLMLDRVQHDPARRQSGGNFPRSQISVLQNRIEQLEQLLEENHQIISHIKDSVMELTDTGAVSPSGHLPFRSANGSWVLPFDGRPTFLALKPQDCQFTAGSHGQADVQMLDVYSLLKFDNPDGGVWKQGFDITYEPDEWDREPLQVFVVPHSHNDPGWIKTFDKYFMEQTQHILNNMVVKLLEDPRRKFIWSEISFFAKWWETADTYKQEAARKLILGGQLEIVTGGWVMTDEANVHYFAMLDQLIEGHQWLERNLGVTPRSAWAVDPFGHSATMPYMLKRSNLTSMLIQRVHYSIKKHFASTRSLEFMWRQGWDTGSSTDIFCHMMPFYSYDVPHTCGPDPKICCQFDFKRLPGGRINCPWKVPPKTVVEANVAERANLLLDQYRKKSKLYRSKVLLVPLGDDFRYDKALEWDQQYTNYQKLFDYMNSHPELHVQAQFGTLSDYFNAVYKAHGVAQGSRPADYPVLSGDFFAYADREDHYWTGYFTSRPFYKSMDRVIESHLRGAEILYSLAIANARHAGMEGRYPISDYGLLVDARRSVGLFQHHDAITGTAKENVVIDYGNKLLRSLIGLKRVIINAAHFLVMKNKEFYRFYQTEPFLETDDRRATQDSLPQRTLIELDPAGPRYLVVFNPIEQERLCTVTVLVNTVKVRVLTEDGQTLPVQLSAQWSSASQMSAEVFEATFMVRLPPLGLAVFHLYESPDSPMTLRSETLLRLSSRGVAARAVDPLPVRSQQSDPQTFYISSQSLTLGFSGTTGLLESIKRKDDSQEVKVQMQFMMYGTRPSKDKSGAYLFLPDGKAKPYNQKEPPVVRVVEGPLFSEVVAYYQHFQQSIRIYNVPGVDGFSVDVATAVDIRDQNNKELSMRLVTNIQSGDLFYTDLNGFQIQPRRHHLKLPLQANFYPMPSQAYIQDSNYRLTMHTAQALGVSSLESGQLEVILDRRLMQDDNRGLGQGLKDNKKTINRFRLLLERRSMSNKMMDSTSSSFPSILSHMTSSFLNLDVLALPVIPKRRGVPPLQTFAPLKSILPCDFRLVNLRSIQTQQDPQSPSPYTALILHRLPLDCGLETPNLGFNCTTTQGQLTVSRLFKNLDLQLLQPMSLTLMYSSPPLANESTVTLDPMEITTFKLKLR
- the man2a2 gene encoding alpha-mannosidase 2x isoform X2, whose protein sequence is MNPMSGTENLCKCLWFHTPTMIQCLLLLLGWIKTFDKYFMEQTQHILNNMVVKLLEDPRRKFIWSEISFFAKWWETADTYKQEAARKLILGGQLEIVTGGWVMTDEANVHYFAMLDQLIEGHQWLERNLGVTPRSAWAVDPFGHSATMPYMLKRSNLTSMLIQRVHYSIKKHFASTRSLEFMWRQGWDTGSSTDIFCHMMPFYSYDVPHTCGPDPKICCQFDFKRLPGGRINCPWKVPPKTVVEANVAERANLLLDQYRKKSKLYRSKVLLVPLGDDFRYDKALEWDQQYTNYQKLFDYMNSHPELHVQAQFGTLSDYFNAVYKAHGVAQGSRPADYPVLSGDFFAYADREDHYWTGYFTSRPFYKSMDRVIESHLRGAEILYSLAIANARHAGMEGRYPISDYGLLVDARRSVGLFQHHDAITGTAKENVVIDYGNKLLRSLIGLKRVIINAAHFLVMKNKEFYRFYQTEPFLETDDRRATQDSLPQRTLIELDPAGPRYLVVFNPIEQERLCTVTVLVNTVKVRVLTEDGQTLPVQLSAQWSSASQMSAEVFEATFMVRLPPLGLAVFHLYESPDSPMTLRSETLLRLSSRGVAARAVDPLPVRSQQSDPQTFYISSQSLTLGFSGTTGLLESIKRKDDSQEVKVQMQFMMYGTRPSKDKSGAYLFLPDGKAKPYNQKEPPVVRVVEGPLFSEVVAYYQHFQQSIRIYNVPGVDGFSVDVATAVDIRDQNNKELSMRLVTNIQSGDLFYTDLNGFQIQPRRHHLKLPLQANFYPMPSQAYIQDSNYRLTMHTAQALGVSSLESGQLEVILDRRLMQDDNRGLGQGLKDNKKTINRFRLLLERRSMSNKMMDSTSSSFPSILSHMTSSFLNLDVLALPVIPKRRGVPPLQTFAPLKSILPCDFRLVNLRSIQTQQDPQSPSPYTALILHRLPLDCGLETPNLGFNCTTTQGQLTVSRLFKNLDLQLLQPMSLTLMYSSPPLANESTVTLDPMEITTFKLKLR